In a single window of the Dryobates pubescens isolate bDryPub1 chromosome Z, bDryPub1.pri, whole genome shotgun sequence genome:
- the FRS2 gene encoding fibroblast growth factor receptor substrate 2 — MGSCCSCPDKETVPDNHRNKFKVINVDDDGNELGSGIMELTDTELILYTRKRDSVKWHYLCLRRYGYDSNLFSFESGRRCQTGQGIFAFKCARAEELFNMLQEIMQNNSINVVEEPVVERNNHQTELEAPRTPRTPTTPGFNAQSLPNGYPRYPSFGDASSHPSSRHPSVGSARLPSVGEESTHPLLVAEEQVHTYVNTTGVQEERKNRSSVHVPLESKLSNPETAKVKEEQMCTDDRDAQVLLEPEGVKFVLGPTPVQRQLMEREKLEQLGRDQVSGSSTNNTEWDTGYDSDERRETPSGNKLVYENLNRLSIPSASGVRRGRLTSTSTSDTQNINNSAQRRTALLNYENLPSLPPVWEARKLSRDEDDSLGPKTPSLNGYHNNLDPMHNYVNTENVTVPASAHKVEFPRRRDCTPTVFNFDIRRPSLEHRQLNYIQVDLEGGSDSDNPQTPKTPTTPLPQTPTRRTELYAVIDIERTAAMSSLQKALPRDDGTSRKTRHNSTDLPM, encoded by the exons ATGGGTAGCTGTTGTAGCTGTCCAGATAAAGAAACTGTCCCAGATAACCATCGAAACAAGTTTAAG GTTATTAATGTGGATGATGATGGCAATGAGCTGGGTTCTGGCATAATGGAGCTTACAGACACAGAACTGATTTTGTACACCCGTAAGAGGGACTCTGTCAAATGGCACTACCTCTGTCTCCGGCGCTACGGCTATGACTCCAATCTCTTCTCCTTTGAAAGTGGCCGAAGGTGTCAAACTGGACAAG GAATCTTTGCCTTTAAGTGTGCCCGTGCAGAAGAGCTGTTTAATATGTTGCAAGAGATAATGCAGAACAATAGTATCAATGTGGTAGAAGAACCAGTAGTAGAAAGGAATAATCATCAGACTGAGCTGGAAGCTCCAAGAACTCCTAGAACACCTACCA CTCCTGGGTTCAATGCACAAAGTTTACCTAATGGCTATCCAAGATACCCATCTTTTGGAGATGCTTCATCCCATCCATCCAGCAGGCATCCTTCTGTCGGAAGCGCACGCCTCCCCTCCGTCGGTGAAGAATCAACTCATCCCTTACTTGTAGCAGAGGAGCAA GTGCACACTTATGTCAACACTACTGGGGtacaagaggaaaggaaaaaccgATCAAGTGTGCACGTGCCACTGGAATCCAAGCTTTCAAACCCTGAAACAGCTAAAGTGAAAGAGGAGCAGATGTGTACTGATGACAGAGATGCTCAGGTTCTCCTGGAGCCTGAAGGAGTCAAGTTTGTTTTAGGACCAACACCTGTTCAAAGGCAGTTAATGGAAAGAGAGAAACTGGAGCAACTTGGGAGAGACCAAGTTAGCGGCAGCAGCACAAACAACACTGAGTGGGACACTGGGTACGACAGTGATGAACGGAGAGAAACGCCATCTGGTAATAAATTGGTGTATGAAAATCTCAATAGGTTATCAATCCCTAGTGCCTCAGGGGTCAGGAGAGGTCGTTTgacatcaaccagtacctcagACACCCAGAACATTAACAACTCTGCTCAGAGAAGAACTGCGCTGTTGAACTATGAGAACCTGCCATCCTTGCCTCCTGTTTGGGAAGCCCGCAAGCTGAGCAGAGATGAAGACGACAGTTTAGGACCAAAGACCCCGTCTCTGAATGGTTACCACAATAATCTAGATCCAATGCATAACTATGTCAACACAGAGAATGTAACAGTACCAGCAAGTGCTCATAAAGTAGAGTTCCCACGGCGTCGGGACTGCACCCCGACCGTCTTTAACTTTGACATTAGGCGTCCGAGCTTGGAACACAGGCAGCTCAACTACATACAGGTTGACTTGGAAGGTGGCAGTGACTCTGACAACCCTCAGACtccaaaaacccccaccaccccactgCCCCAGACCCCAACCAGGCGCACAGAGCTGTATGCTGTGATAGACATTGAAAGAACTGCTGCTATGTCGAGCTTGCAAAAAGCACTGCCCCGAGACGATGGTACTTCTAGGAAAACGAGACATAACAGCACTGACCTGCCTATGTGA